From the Panthera leo isolate Ple1 chromosome C1, P.leo_Ple1_pat1.1, whole genome shotgun sequence genome, one window contains:
- the LOC122227052 gene encoding cytochrome b-c1 complex subunit 7-like, which translates to MQDGIIYGNDDMKETIRRLPENFYNNRMFHIKRALNPTMKQQIVPKEHWTKCEEYKFYLEPYLK; encoded by the coding sequence ATGCAAGATGGCATAATATATGGGAATGATGATATGAAAGAGACCATAAGAAGGCTTCCTGAGAACTTTTACAACAACAGGATGTTTCACATTAAGAGAGCATTGAACCCGACCATGAAGCAGCAGATTGTGCCTAAAGAGCATTGGACAAAATGTGAAGAGTATAAATTCTACCTTGAACCGTATCTGAAATGA